The Anaerolineales bacterium region CAAGACCATCCCTGCGATGCTCTTTTCTGCCTTACATCTTTTGATGTTCGAGTATTTTTTCCTGCTCGAATTCATGCGCCCCGTCGTCCTGTTCGCCTCCCTGCGCGACGAGCCGTTGACGATCCGTGAACGAGGCGTAAAAACGTTCAAGGCATGGCTTCCGTATATCGGCGTGATTATCTTTGTCCTGTTGTATCGCTCATTGGTGTACAGTCATCCTGGCTTCGGCTACAGTCTCACAGAAGAAGTCGCTCGCGCGCCGATTGAAACCGTCACTCAATTAATCCAACACGTCTTTTCAAGTCTTTGGGCGGCAATCGGGGCATGGGCTCAAATCTTCCAATTCCCGAATCCCGAAGTCAACGGGTTGCGCACGAGCGCGCTATATATTCTGGTCGTGTTGATCGTTGGCGTGATCGTCTTTTTGTTCAGGCAGTTAACCGAAAAAGAATCGCCACATGAAAAACGCGTTTCGCTTTGGCTCATCGTGCTTGGCGCGGTCATGCTGTTGTTCGGCGGCGTCCCGTATTGGGTGACGAACCTGCCCGTAACCCTCGGCTTCCCCGCCAACCGAGCGCTGTTGTCGTTCATGTTCGGCGCGTGCTTTTTCCTCGTCGGGCTGATCGACCTCTTGCCCGCGCGCTTCAAATATTCCGTCGCCGTTCTCCTCATCGCGCTTTCTGCGGGCAGACAATTCCTCTGGTCGGTGGACTATCTGCGCGACTGGCAATCGCAAAAGAATCTTTTCTGGCAACTCTACTGGCGCGCGCCAAGCATCGAACCCGACACGCTCGTCTTGATGAACGAAAGCCTGTTATTCTCCGCCGACAATTCGATCAGCGCGGCGGTCAACTGGATTTACGATCCCAACCCGTCTGCCGACCACATCAATTACGCGCTGTTCTATCCCGTCAACCGCCTCGGCGGATCGCTCCCCTCGCTGGAGCCGAACACACCAATCACCTACAATTACACTGCTGGAAAATTCAACGGGAACACTTCGGACTTGCTCGCGTTTTACTACGCCCCTCCATTTTGTCTTCGCCTCCTCGATCCTGATCTGGACTCGAACAACCGCTTCATCTCGGACCTCAGCCTGATGCGCCAGGCGTCGGCGTTATCCAACCCCCAGCGGATTCTGTCCGCGCCGACCGCGTCTATGCCCGCGTTCTACGGTGCCGAACCTCCGCATGGATGGTGCTACTTTTTCCAAAAAGCGGAGTTGGCGCGTCAGTTCGGCGATTGGGACGAAGTGAATCTTCTCGCCGATTCCGCGTTCAAATTGGATGAACATTTCAACAATCCCGTTGAGTTGTTTGTGTTCATCGAAGGTTATGCCCACGCAGGGAAATGGGATGAAGCAGTCAAATTATCAAAAGAAGCGCGCCAAGTCTCCAAGAGTTACGTTGATCCGTTGTTATGCAGGTTGTGGAAACGGATCGATTTGCAAACAGAGTCCAGCCAGCAGAAGACTGATTCGTTGAACGAAGTTCGACAGATGAGTGAATGTTCAATTCCATAATCAGTTCTCGACGCAGTTGCACTGCGTCGAGCGTTTCGCGCTTTCGTGCCCGCACGGGGACAAGCCCCCGTGCTATTCCTACAAAGCCCGCTAAAGCGGACTCGCGCCTCTGCACGTTCTCGCCGCTCTTGTACTGCGTCGAGCCAAACATAAAACTTCGATGAAACTTTTCCGCCCACATCTCATTCTTCTCGCCATCGCGGTCCTCGCCTATGGATTGCTCCTCCCGCGCCTCGGCTTTTACTGGGACGACCTGCCCATCTCGTGGATTCGCTATCAACTCGGGCGCGCAGCGCTGACGCAATATTTTTCGACCAACCGTCCTGTGTGGGGATTGTTGTATCAACTCACCACGAGTGTCCTGCCATATGAGCCGATCTATTGGCAAATGTTCGCTTTGCTTTGGCGCTGGCTTGGCGCGGTAGTCGTGTTCGCTATTATCGAAAAATTATGGCAGAGTAGGCCGCGTCTCGCCTTGGGCGTGGCGGCGATCTTTCTTGTTTATCCTGGGTTTACCCAACAATGGTCGGCGTTTTTATACAGCCATTTTTTCATCGTCCTGTTTTTCTTTTTGATCTCCTATTGGTTCATGTTGAAGGCGTTTGAACAGCCCAATCGCTACTGGCGGTTCACCGCGCTGGGACTAATTTTCTCTGCGCTCAACTTGTGGATGATGGAATATTTCTACGTGTTGGAGTTGATGCGCGTGGGAGTCATCCTCGCCGCGCTTCGCAACGAGACGATGAGTCTGCGTGAGCGGGCGGTGAAAACGTTCAAGTTGTGGATTCCGTACCTAGCAGTATTCGTTTTGGCGGTTCTCTCGCGGTTGTTCATTTTCAACAATCAAGTCTATGGCATTGGGTTGGGCGACCAGTTGAAGTCCGCTCCGATGGAGACGATCGTCGCCTTGGCGCGTAACATCCGCTTTACGCTGACGCTTATCCTGCGCGACGCATGGATGCAGGTGACGCAGTTGCCAAATATCGAATCGGCGGAATCGATTCTCAATTCTTATTATTTTGTCGTCGCGCTGACCGTTATCGTTTTGATCGCTGGCTTTTTGTTCGCTTCACATGCAGAGACGAAACCGATTCAAAAAAATATAAGCGATTCTCTCTGGATGATCGGTTTGGGAGTCTTTGCACTTTTACTTTCGGGCTGGCCCTTCTGGCTGGTGGGATTTGTCCCGTCGTTGGCGTGGCCCGCGAGCCGATTTACGCTTCCGTTCATGTTTGGCGTTGGATTGGTTTTTGCTGGCGCGATCAATTTGATTCCGTGGGAACGAGTCCGCATTGCATTGCTTGTTTCGCTGGTCGCGCTGGCTGTGGGTAAACAATTTTTGTCCGCAAACGATTACGCACAAGATTGGCAAACGCAAAAAGAGTTGTTCTGGCAACTCGCGTGGCGCGCGCCAAGCATCGAACCTGATACCGCCATCATCATGAACGAGGGCGCGCTGGATTATTACGCGGATAATTCGCTCAGCCCCGTGGTCAATTGGGTTTACGCGCCCGACCTTCAAGGCGAACATATCCCGTACGTGTTGCTGTACCCAACCACGCGCTTGCGAAGCAACGCGCTCCCAAAACTTGAAACTGGCTTGCCCATTTTCACGGATTACATTGCAGGTACATTTAATGGAAATACATCGCAAGTATTGGCGATCTATTTCATGCCGCCCGGCTGTTTGCGAATCCTCGACCCTGAAGTGGATCGAGTCAATCGTTCCATCCCTGAACAAAGTTTGATGCGTTTCGCCTCGCGGCTTACAAATTATGAAACGATCTCGAATGAATCATCCGCGCAGATGCCTGAACCGTATTATCCCGAACCCGCGCATGGATGGTGTTTCTATTTTCAAAAAGCGGACTTGGCGCGTCAATTCGGGGAATGGGACGAAGTGGTCGCGATGGCTGACATGGCGTTTGCATTAAATGTTCAGCCGAGCGACCCCGCGGAGTATTTCGTTTTTATCGAAGGGTACGCGCACGCGGGAGAGTGGGATCGCGCGGTCGAGTTGTCGCAGAGGTCGTTCGCGGCGTCGGAGTTGATGGGCGCGCCCCTCTGTCGGCTGTGGAAACGCGTCGAGGCTGAGACAGTTGAAGGTCCGGAACGAAGCGAGGCGTTTAGTCAAATTCAGAGTTTATTGGTCTGCGATCCATGAAGAATTACACTTGATTTAAATCCGTGTTTGGCTCTACAATAGAACAGCGTTCGTTTCATCTGCGATCTGTACGATAGTTATGAAAGGAGGCGCGCGGGAACCTCAGTTGCTCATCCGATGCTTGCATGACCCGACAATCAATTTATTAAGGAGAAGAAGAAAATGCGTAAGTCACTTTTGCAAGTGGTACTACTGTTGACGGTTCTTTCCCTCGTTTTGGCGGCATGCGGCGGCGGCGCGCCAGCGGTGGAAGAGGTAGGCGGTTTCCAGATCCCAGCCATTGAAGATGGCAAATTCAACATCGGCATGGTTTTGATCGGACCGCACGATGACGGCGGCTGGTCGCAGGCGCACTATGAAGGTCTGCTCTATATCAAAGATAATGTGCCCAATGTGAATATCGCTTATGTTGAGAACGTGCCGGAAGGCGCCGACTCTGAGCAGGTTTTCCGTGCGTTGGCTCGCAAGGGCTTCAATTTGATCTTCGGCACATCCTTCGGCTTCGGCGACCCAATGCAGACCGTCGCTGGTGAATTCCCCGATACGATGTTCATCCATCTGACCGGTATCAACTCCAATGAAACGAATTTCGGGAACTTGATGGGTGCGATGGAAGATATGAAGTACCTCGCAGGTATGCTGGCTGGCGCGCGTGCCAAGCAGGACGGCCAGACCAAACTGGGGTATATGGCGACGTTCCCGATTCCCGAGGAAATCCGCCTTGGCAACGCGATCGCGTTAGGTATGAGGAAGACTTGCCCCGAATGTACGATGGATATCCGCTGGATCAATACCTGGCATGATCCGGTGATCGAGAAGGAAGCCGCGGCTTCGTTGTTCGATGCAGGCGCGTATGTCGTCTTTACCGGCGCGGACACTCCCGCCGTTGCGGACGTGGCGCAGGAAAAAGGCAAATGGGGCGTGACCTATGACTGGTACGGATCGTGCAAGGTGGAGCGTTGTCTCACCGCCCCGTACTGGGTGTGGGGACCGGTGTATTCCGAAATTGCCGAGCAGGTGATCGCCGGCACGTATAAACCGGGCTGGCAGTATTTCGATGCCGATACCGGCGCGCTGGGATTGTACGGCTTCATGGAAGGGCAGGAGTTGACTTCGGGCGTTGCCGACCTCGATCCGGCTGTGATTCAGGAAGTGCGCGACATCCTTGCTCAGATGCTGGCTGGTGAATTCACTCGCTTCGACGTGTTCAAAGGTCCGATCAATGACAACAAGGGCAATGTGGTTTTGCCCGCCGGTCAGAGCCTCGAACAAGTTGACCTCGATGCGTTCCCCGAGTTCGGTCTGCCGTGTTCGATTGACGTTTGTATGAAGTGGTGGGCTGAAGGCATCACCGCTGAATTGCCGGAGTAAAAGTAGTTTGATGAATGGGGCAGGGCTGTGAGGTTCTGCCCCATTTTTATGTAGGTAGATACGTAGACAGCTAAACATGTTTACTGCTTGACACTTGTGTGCCTGTGTACTTGTATATTTGTGTACTTATCCGGAGCAACAATGGACGCAATGAACAACCCATCTCCTCTTGCTGTCGAAATGAAGGGCATTGTCAAGCGGTTCCCCGGCGTGCTTGCCAATGATCACGTAGATTTTGAGTTGCGCGCGGGGGAGATCCATGCCTTGTTGGGAGAGAACGGGGCGGGTAAAAGTACGCTGATGAACATCCTCGCTGGTTTGTATAAGCAGGATGCGGGTATTATCAAAGTAAAGGGGAAGCAATTGGAATTTTCCTCGCCGCGTGACGCCATCAAAGCGGGGATCGGCATGGTACATCAACATTTCATGCTTGTGCCGTCGCAAACGGTGACGGAGAATATCCTGCTGGGGTTGGACGAGCCGCGGTTCTTGATGCGTTTGAACGAATACGACAAGAAGATCGCGGACTTGGGCGATTCATACGGACTCAAGGTTGACCCGCGCGCCAAAATCTGGCAACTCTCGGTTGGCGAGCAGCAGCGCGTGGAATTATTGAAAATGCTCTATCGCGGCGCGAATGTGCTGATCATGGATGAGCCAACGGCTGTCCTTGCGCCGCAGGAGATCGAGGTATTGTTCGACACACTGCGTTCGATGGCAGCGCAAGGCAAATCGGTGATCTTCATCAGTCATAAGTTGCATGAAGTCTCGTCCATTGCGGATCGCGTCAGTGTGTTGCGGCGCGGCAAGGCGACGGCGTTGGGTGAGCCAGCCAAAGGGGTGACGAAGCAACAACTCGCAAGCATGATGGTGGGACGCGAGGTGGTGTTGTTCGTAGATCGGAAACCGAAGCAGGCGGGCAAGGTGATTCTGGATGTGAAAGACGTTCATGCCGAAAACGACAAGGGATTGCCCGCCTTGCGCGGGCTTTCGCTCAACGTTCGCGCGGGGGAGATCGTCGGCGTGGCGGGCGTGGCGGGGAATGGACAGATCGAGTTGTCGCAAGTGATCGCGGGGATGCGAAAATGCAAGCAAGGCGAAGTGATCCTCAACGGTGAAAAGGTTAGCAACCGCGATACGTTGTACGGCATCGAGCATGGCTTGTCGTATGTGCCAGAGGATCGCACGCACGTCGGCAGTTCGCCCAATCTGAGCGTGACCGATAACGTCATCATGAAAAATTATCGCAAAGCGCCGATCTCGAAAGGTTCTCTGCTCGACATGAACGCGGCGTCGAAGTTCGCTCAGCAACTCAAGGAAGCCTACGACATCATCGTGCCGACGGTCAACACGCCGGTGAGACTCCTCTCGGGCGGAAATTTGCAACGGGTGATTCTGGCGCGTGAAATTTCGGGGACTCCCAACTTTATGGTGGCGGTCCAACCGACGCGTGGGCTGGATGTAGGCGCGATCGAGGGCGTCCACCGCTTGTTGTTAACCCAGCGCGAAGCGGACGCGGCGGTCTTGCTCATCTCGGAGGAGTTGGAGGAACTGTTGGCGTTGAGCGACCGTGTCTACGTGATATACGAGGGGAAAATAATGGGGGAGGTGACGGTGGGGGGGGGCGAACCAGACGAAAGGTTGATCGAAGCGATTGGTCTGATGATGACCGGCACACCGTTGGAACAAATCCAAAACGAGGGAGTCGCGGCGCATGGCTGAATCCACTTTGATGAAAAAAGGCGCGAGGTGGCGCGTCCGACTCGAACCGCGTTTAGACGAACCCTCCGCCTGGCAATCGTTGGCGATCTCGCTCGGCGCGGTGGCGGCGGCGTTGATTCTGGGCGGCGTTGTGATCGCGGCGGTGGGCGGCAACCCGTTCGTTACGTATGCGTACATTGCGCGCGCTTCATTTGGGAATCTCGGCGTGCTTTCGGATACGATCGTCAAGGCGACGCCGATCCTGTTGACCGCGCTGGCGTGTTCGATCGCGTTCCGCATGAAGTTGTGGAACATCGGCGCGGAGGGACAGTTCATCATGGGCGCGTGGGGCGCGAGCGCGGTGGTGTTGGCTCCCATTGTGCCAGCCGAGTCGTCGCGCTGGTTGTTCATCCCGGTGATGACGATCGCGGGACTCGCCATGGGCGCGGCATGGGGTTTCATCCCCGGCTTTCTCAAGGCGAAGTTCAACGTGAACGAGATCATCAGTTCGTTGATGTTGAATTACATTGCGGTCTCGTGGGTGAACTTTTGGATCTTCGGCGTGTGGAGCGAGGGCGGCTTTCAGATGAGTCCCAAGTTTCCCGAGGGCGCGTCGTTGCCGCGGCTTTCGGAATATGCTTCCGAGTTTCCGATTCTGCGCGGGCTGACGACGCACGCCGGTCTATTATTCGGTATTGCGGCGGCGGTCATCCTTTGGTTTATTGTGTATCGGAGCCGCTGGGGTTATGAGATCCGTTTGATCGGGGATAATCCGCAAGCCGCGAGATATGCGGGCTTGAATATCGCGCGCAACACCATCCTTGTGATGGCGCTCTCCGGCGCTCTGGCGGGATTGGGCGGCATGAGCGAAGTAGCGGGCGTGGTGCGCCGTTTACAGACCGCTCCGCTCGCGACGGGGTACGGTTTTACGGGCATTATCGTGGCATGGCTGGCAAAGTTGAATCCGTTGCTCATCATTCTTGTTTCGATCTTGTTCGGAGCGTTAATCTTGGCTGGGCGTGAGATTCAGCCCTCCGGGATTCCGAAAATGATCCAGGGTATTATTCTGGTCTGTCTGATCGCAAGCGACTTCCTTTTGCGCTATCGTATTCGATTCGCGCGCGGCGAGGCGGAGTAATCATGGATCCCATCATCATCCTCCAGGCAGGCGTGGCAAGCGGAACGGTTTTGTTATTCGCCGCGTTGGGCGAAGTGTTCGCCGAACGTTCGGGCGTTTTGAACCTCGGCGTCGAAGGCATGATGCTCATCGGCGCGATGACCGCTTTTAGCACGACCATTGCAACTGGCAACCCATGGATCGGCGTGCTGGCGGCGATGATCGCGGCGGGGTTACTCAGCCAGATCCATGCGTTTATCGCGGTCACACTGCAAGCCGATCAAGTCGTCAGCGGACTCGCCCTCACCATGGTGGGAGCGGGCATTAGTCTCGTGTTGGGCGAGGGGTTGAGCAAGGCTGGCACGGTTTCGCTCCTGCCGAATTTTTCCATCCCGTTGCTTTCGGCGATTCCCGTCCTCGGTCCGATCTTTTTCACGAAGCAAAGCGTGTTAGTGTATATCGGCTATTTGATGACTCCGCTGGCGTGGTATTACATCAACCATACCCGCCCGGGGTTACACTTGCGCGCGGTAGGCGAATATCCCGCCGCGGCGGACGCGCTCGGCATCAACGTGTTCCGCCTGCGTTATGCCTATATCTTTGTCGGCGGCGCGCTGGCTGGACTCGCCGGCGCGACCATCAGCCTTGCGGTTGCTCCCGGTTGGTTCAGCGAACTCACCACCGGTGGGCAGGGCTGGATCGCGGTGGGACTCGTCATCTTCGCGCAGTGGGATCCTATCCGCGCGGCGATCGGCTCGTACGCGTTCGGCGCGCTCCGCCGCCTCATCCTCGACATTCAAGCGCCCCTGCTCCTCTTCGGCGTGAATAATCCCTTTTACTACAATCCGTATCTCGGTTTCTTCTTGCAAATGCTTCCGTACGCGTTCACGGTGATCGTGCTGGTCATCGGCTCGCGCGAAGCCGTCCGCAAACGCCTCGGCGCGCCAGCCGCGTTAGGCGAACCATATATCCGCGGCGAACGCGGCAAGTGATTTTGTAACGCAAGATGCCATCTTGCGCTACGCTAATGATTATGACCCTCTGGCAAAATTACATCCGACCCAAAAATTTAACCGAAGCCCTCGACGCGTTCGCAAATGCGCCGCGTCCGCTGGCTCCTATCGCAGGCGGGACGGATCTGTTGCTCGACCTCGAACAAGGCAGACATCCGCCCGTTCAAACTTTAGTGGATGTGACTTCCATCGTCGAACTGACTCGCCTCGAGCGCCGCGGGGATGAACTCTTCATCGGCGCCGCCGTTCCTGTCAACCGCATCGTTCTCGACGGGTTGGTTGGCGCGCACGCCCAAGCCTTGGTCGAAGCCTGCAACCTGATCGCCGGTCCCCAAGTCCGCAACGTGGCGACCCTCGGAGGCAACGTCGCGCACGCCCTCCCCGCCGCCGACGGGACGATCGCTCTGCTCGCGTTGGATGCAGAGGCTGAAATCGCCAGTCGAGTAGCGGGGCGGATCGAGACTAGGCGTATCCTATTTCAAGAATTATTCCTCGGTCCCGGCAAATCTGCCATCAAACAAGGTGAAGAGTTAATTGTGGGATTCCACTTGCCACTTTCCACTCCCCATCAAGCCTCCTGTTTCAAACGTATCATGCGTCCGCAGGGAGTCGCGTTGCCCATCCTGAATTGCGCCGTCTGGCTGGAACGCGCAAATGGCGCGGTCAAGGATATTCGTATTGCGGTTGGTCCCGGCGGCGGGACTCCATTCCGCGCCACACAAGCCGAAGATGCCCTGCGCGGACGAGCGCTCGACGAAACCGCGTTGGACTCCGCGCTGGATGCGTTGCTGGCTCAGGCGCAATTCCGAACAAGCGCGCGGAGGGCAAGCGCCGATTACCGCAGGCATATCGTCAGTGGGCTGTTCAGCGATGTGATCGAGTCTGCGTGGGGGCGGGCGGGCTAATTTCGAATCGTGTTACAATGTGCCTACAATTGTAGACAGAATTGGAGGACGATATGGTAACCGTCGGTATTCGTGAATTGAAGCAACAGACAAGCGAGCTAATCCGCATGGTGCGCGAAACAGGGAGCGAGATTCAAGTCACCTATCATGGACAGGTGGTGGCTTTGCTGGTGCCTGTCAACAAGCCAAAATCAAAAACCGCCTCACGCGCTTGGACGCAATTGGATAACCTCGCCGCTGAAATCAGCGCCAATTGGAAAAAAGGAGTCTCTGCGGCAGACGCCGTTTCAGAAGGACGCGGCTGATGTTTGTCGTCGTTGACGCCAGCGTTTGGGTTTCGCGACTCGTGGAAAGCGACGAATTTCACCTCCCCGTGAAAGGTTGGATGAATTCCCAGCAAGAACAAGATACTACATTTGTTTCTCCGTCATTGTTGCTGGCAGAGGTAGGCGGAGTGGTTAGCAGGGTTACGGGTAAGCCCGACTTGGCGCTGAACGCCATTGCAAGAATCGAAAACCTGCCCAATGTCCGCATCGTGGAGATGGAAAAAGCCTTGATGGATGACGCGTCGCGATTTGCCGCGAGCTATGGCTTGCGTGGCGCTGACTCGGTTTATGTCGCTGTTGCCTCCGCGCTGAAAATCCCTCTCGTCACTTTTGATGTTGATCAACGTGTGAGGGGCTCAAAACTTGTAGATGTGATTGAGATACCTGCTGAATAAAATGCTCTCTTTTATCTCCGCGCCAAGGATAGCCTTATGAACAATCAAATTTCTCTTATCGTCAACGGACAACGCCATACTCTGGAAGCCAAGCCGAACGAAACGCTTTCGGATTTGCTTCGTTATCGTCTGCGACTGACCGGGACAAAGATCGGTTGTGACGAAGCGGAGTGCGGCGCGTGTACCGTCCTCGTTGATGGCGAGCCGGTGGTCTCGTGCATTTATCCCGCCGAGCGGGCGGATGGAAAGACGGTGTTGACGATTGAAGGGTTAGCTTCCCCTCTCCCAGCGGGAGAGGGAATAGGGGTGAGGGCAGACCTCACCTCCAGCCCCTCTCCTGAAAGGAGAGGGGAACAGTTGCATCCTTTGCAAGAAGCCTTCGTGGAACATGGCGCGGTGCAGTGCGGGTTCTGCATCCCCGGGCAGATCATGACGGCGTATGCCTTGCTCGAGCGGAATCCAAACCCGACGCAGGATGAGGTGCGTTTTGCGTTGAAAGACACGTTGTGTCGCTGCGCGGGATATCCGGGAATCGAAAATTCCATTCTCGCCGCGGCGGAGGCGTTGAGGACTGGCGAACCCGTCCGCAAGCCGAACATCCCGGCTTCGATCCATGTCCATCGGTCGGTGGGGCATACGCATCTGCGACCCGACGGCGTGGAAAAGGTCAATGGCACAGCTATGTACACCGACGATCTCGTTTTCGATGGGATGTTGTTTGCCAAAGTAAAGCGGGCGATGATTCCGCACGGATTTTTGAAGCGTCTCGATGTGTCCAAAGCGAAAGCGTTGAAGGGCGTCGCGGCGGTGTTGACTGCAGAGGATATCCCCGGCGAGCACAACCATGGGTTGGTCGTCCTCGACTGGCCCGTGATGATCGGGATCGGGGAACGCGTCCGCTACGCAGGGGACGCGCTCGCGATCGTGGCGGCGGAGTCGCCTGAGGCGGCGGAGCAGGCTGAACGTCTGATCGAAGCGGAATTCGATCCCCAGCCGGTGATCTCGAACCCGGTGCAGGCGCGTCAGGAGGGAGTCCCGCAAATCCACGAAAAAGGAAATTTGCTCAAGCACATCAAAGTCCGCAAAGGTGACATGGAGCAGGGCTTTGCTGAAGCGGATGTGATTCTGGAGCACACTTTCCACACGCCGATCTATGACCACGCGTTCATGGAGCCTGAGTGCAGTATTGCTGTGCCGTTGGCGAACGGGCGTATGGAAATTTATTGCGGTTCGCAAATCCCGTATCAGGACCGCGAACAGGTGGCGCGCGTGCTGGGTTGGGACGAGTCGCGCGTCCGCATCGTCGGGCAGTTGATGGGCGGCGGCTTCGGCGGCAAGGAAGATATCGCGGGGCAGATTCACGCGGCGTTGTTGGCACACGCGACGGGACGCCCTGTGAAGTTGTTGTTTGATCGGCACGAAAGTTTGCTCGCGCATCCGAAGCGGCATGCTACGCAGATCCGCGTGAAGATGGGCGCGAAGAAAAATGGGCGGCTGGTGGCGGTGGAGTCGGAGTTGTACGGCGATACCGGCGCGTACGCGTCGCTCGGCGATAAAGTGATGACCCGCGCCACTACGCACTCGGCGGGTCCGTACGATGTGCCGCACGTGCGCGCCGATTGTTATGCCATGTACACGAACAATCCGCCGGCGGGCGCGTTCCGCGGCTTCGGCGTGACGCAATCGGCGTTCGCGGTTGAATCCATGATGGATATGCTCGCCGAGAAATTGGGCATCGAGCCTGTCGAATTGCGCCGCATCAACGCGCTGAAAGTCGGGAGCCTCACGAACACTGGACAGGAATTACGCGAGTCGGTGGGGTTGATGGAGTGTATGGATAAAGTGGATGCTGAAATGCGGAAACACAACCCGCTTCCTTTCGCTCCGCGAGTCGTTTCCTCATCCCCAGCCCTTCTCCCTCAGGGAGAAGGGAGAGAGTCCCCCTCTCCCAATGGGAGAGGGGTTAGGGGTGAGGGGGGTGTCGTGCGCGCGTGGGGCTTTGCCGCGGCATATAAAAACACCGGTCTCGGCGGCGGGGCACCGGATAAGGCGGGCGCGGAAGTGGAACTCTACGACGACGGCACATTCCAAGTGCGGAGTTCCTCCGCCGAAATGGGACAGGGACTCGTCACCGTGATGCGGTTAACGGTCGCGGAGGAAATGGCGGTTCTGCCGGAGCAGGTACGAGTCCTTGTGATGGATACCGACTTGACGCCGAATGGCGGACCGACGACCGCCTCGCGTCAGACCTTTGTCACGGGGAACGCCTCGCGTTACGCGGCAAAGACTTTGCGCGACGCCATCACCGCGACGCTTGCCGAAAAATACGATGTGAAGCCGGAGCAAATCCGCTATGAGAATGGCATCGTCCACGCGAACGGACATTCGATGACCTACGCCGAAGTTGCCAAAGAGATGAAAGCCTCAGGTCAACAGCCGCGCGCGTTGTACGAATACGAAGCGCCGATGACCCAGCCGCTCGGCACAGGCGGCGACATGCACTTCGCTTTTTCGTTCGGCGTGCAAGCCGCGGAAGTTGAAGTGAATACGTTGACCGGCGAAGTGCGCGTGCTGAGAGTCATCTCTGCCAACGATGTAGGCATGGCGGTCAATCCGCTGGGCTTGCAGGGACAGGTCGAAGGCGGAGTGATGATGGGACTTGGCAACGCCATCACTGAGGAATTCCTCATGGATCAGGGTCGCGTAGTCAGCGACCGTTTGGCGCGCTATCGCATCCCCGGTATTATGCTTACGCCGGAGATTACGTCCATCATTGTCGAAGATCCGGTCTCGACGGGTCCCTACGGAGCGAAAGGCGTGGGTGAGATCAGTAGTATCCCCACCACGCCCGCGATTACGAATGCGATCTACAACGCGGTCGGCGTGCGGATTGATAGGTTGCCTGTGGATCAGGAGTTCATCGCGCGGGAGATTTGGGAGAGGGAAAAAAACAAGTAAATGCAAGGAAAACTGGGCGTTACTGCTGGCGCGTCCGCATTTGGAGAAATATCTTGACTAAACCGATGATGATTCTCATCGCAGGTCCATATCGCTCTGGGACAGGCGATGACCCTGAGAAGATTTCTGCAAATGTGCATTTGATGGAATCGTTTGCCCTGCCGATCTTTCGCAAGGGACATATCCCCATGCTTGGCGAGTGGCTTGCGCTTCCCCTAAAGAAACTGGCTGGTTCAACACAATTGGGAGATCAGCCCTTCAACGAGATCTTCCACCCAATTGCCGAACGCCTGCTCGACAAATGCGACGCGGTCTTACGCGTCGGCGGCGCCTCCCAAGGCGCGGACTTGATGGTGGAGGTGGCGCGGAAGAAAGGGTTGCAGGTGTTTTTTAGTTTGGGAGAGATTCCATCCGCGTAGGTCTTTCACAATGACTCGTAAAAGGAGCGAGCAAATTATTGA contains the following coding sequences:
- a CDS encoding type II toxin-antitoxin system prevent-host-death family antitoxin, with product MVTVGIRELKQQTSELIRMVRETGSEIQVTYHGQVVALLVPVNKPKSKTASRAWTQLDNLAAEISANWKKGVSAADAVSEGRG
- a CDS encoding type II toxin-antitoxin system VapC family toxin → MFVVVDASVWVSRLVESDEFHLPVKGWMNSQQEQDTTFVSPSLLLAEVGGVVSRVTGKPDLALNAIARIENLPNVRIVEMEKALMDDASRFAASYGLRGADSVYVAVASALKIPLVTFDVDQRVRGSKLVDVIEIPAE
- a CDS encoding molybdopterin-dependent oxidoreductase → MNNQISLIVNGQRHTLEAKPNETLSDLLRYRLRLTGTKIGCDEAECGACTVLVDGEPVVSCIYPAERADGKTVLTIEGLASPLPAGEGIGVRADLTSSPSPERRGEQLHPLQEAFVEHGAVQCGFCIPGQIMTAYALLERNPNPTQDEVRFALKDTLCRCAGYPGIENSILAAAEALRTGEPVRKPNIPASIHVHRSVGHTHLRPDGVEKVNGTAMYTDDLVFDGMLFAKVKRAMIPHGFLKRLDVSKAKALKGVAAVLTAEDIPGEHNHGLVVLDWPVMIGIGERVRYAGDALAIVAAESPEAAEQAERLIEAEFDPQPVISNPVQARQEGVPQIHEKGNLLKHIKVRKGDMEQGFAEADVILEHTFHTPIYDHAFMEPECSIAVPLANGRMEIYCGSQIPYQDREQVARVLGWDESRVRIVGQLMGGGFGGKEDIAGQIHAALLAHATGRPVKLLFDRHESLLAHPKRHATQIRVKMGAKKNGRLVAVESELYGDTGAYASLGDKVMTRATTHSAGPYDVPHVRADCYAMYTNNPPAGAFRGFGVTQSAFAVESMMDMLAEKLGIEPVELRRINALKVGSLTNTGQELRESVGLMECMDKVDAEMRKHNPLPFAPRVVSSSPALLPQGEGRESPSPNGRGVRGEGGVVRAWGFAAAYKNTGLGGGAPDKAGAEVELYDDGTFQVRSSSAEMGQGLVTVMRLTVAEEMAVLPEQVRVLVMDTDLTPNGGPTTASRQTFVTGNASRYAAKTLRDAITATLAEKYDVKPEQIRYENGIVHANGHSMTYAEVAKEMKASGQQPRALYEYEAPMTQPLGTGGDMHFAFSFGVQAAEVEVNTLTGEVRVLRVISANDVGMAVNPLGLQGQVEGGVMMGLGNAITEEFLMDQGRVVSDRLARYRIPGIMLTPEITSIIVEDPVSTGPYGAKGVGEISSIPTTPAITNAIYNAVGVRIDRLPVDQEFIAREIWEREKNK